The following coding sequences are from one Selenomonas sputigena ATCC 35185 window:
- a CDS encoding S-layer homology domain-containing protein, whose protein sequence is MKKTLTAALTTALVVGAASTTFAAANPFSDVPADHWAYDAVAQLADDGVIEGYGDGTYRGQNEITRYEMAQMVAKAMAKEDQVNAQQKAMIDRLAAEFSEELNNLGVRVSNLESRIDNVKWTGKLQYEYTRTKYDGVDATTEHDLKFRLEPTATVNDHWKVKARLDAKWDTNNDTGKDGNVKLKRAYVAGHYGITDINAGLIPYYSEQGVVFDENLSGASVTVGADQTLSGTLVAGRKREGGEASNVQGVNITWRPTEEFTGAAEYYRASVSGEYNNIWGIGATYNIAKTAALNGGYWKNTTQNDSDINRAWNVQLSYKGAEQENMHSFGLFAAYRRLGEAVAVEPTFDAVKSGEKGWEVGGDYTFAKNIVGTLKYFNGRHITSDTKLNRFYGSLEYFF, encoded by the coding sequence ATGAAGAAGACTCTCACAGCAGCGCTCACGACGGCTCTTGTCGTTGGTGCAGCCTCGACGACGTTCGCTGCGGCGAACCCGTTCAGCGATGTTCCTGCCGACCATTGGGCATACGATGCAGTAGCCCAGCTCGCCGATGACGGCGTCATCGAGGGCTATGGCGACGGCACGTACCGCGGCCAGAACGAGATCACGCGTTACGAGATGGCGCAGATGGTCGCGAAGGCCATGGCGAAGGAAGACCAGGTCAATGCACAGCAGAAGGCCATGATCGACCGCCTTGCCGCTGAGTTCAGCGAAGAGCTCAACAACCTCGGCGTCCGCGTCTCGAACCTCGAGAGCCGCATCGACAACGTCAAGTGGACGGGCAAGCTGCAGTACGAGTACACGCGTACGAAGTATGATGGCGTGGATGCGACGACGGAGCACGATCTCAAGTTCCGCCTTGAGCCGACGGCTACGGTCAACGATCATTGGAAGGTCAAGGCTCGTCTCGATGCGAAGTGGGATACGAATAATGATACGGGTAAGGATGGCAACGTCAAGCTCAAGCGTGCCTATGTTGCCGGTCACTACGGCATCACGGATATCAATGCGGGCTTGATTCCCTACTACTCCGAGCAGGGCGTTGTGTTCGATGAGAACCTTTCGGGCGCCAGCGTCACGGTCGGCGCAGACCAGACGCTTTCCGGCACGTTGGTTGCTGGTCGTAAGCGCGAGGGCGGTGAGGCTTCGAATGTGCAGGGCGTGAACATCACGTGGAGGCCTACGGAAGAGTTCACGGGAGCTGCCGAGTATTATCGTGCATCGGTGAGCGGCGAGTACAACAATATCTGGGGTATCGGTGCGACGTACAACATTGCCAAGACCGCTGCTCTGAACGGTGGTTATTGGAAGAACACGACGCAGAACGATTCGGATATTAACCGCGCTTGGAATGTACAGCTTTCCTACAAGGGCGCTGAGCAGGAGAACATGCATAGCTTCGGTCTCTTCGCTGCATACCGCCGTCTCGGTGAGGCTGTCGCTGTAGAGCCGACGTTTGATGCCGTCAAGTCTGGCGAGAAGGGCTGGGAAGTCGGCGGCGACTACACGTTCGCGAAGAACATCGTCGGCACGCTCAAGTACTTCAACGGTAGGCACATCACGAGCGATACGAAGCTGAATCGCTTCTACGGCTCGCTTGAGTACTTCTTCTAA
- a CDS encoding RpnC/YadD family protein: MRRTKRSYKDSLFRDIFNNRERLPEIYEALLGLKATPQDITLATIDETLFSGIKNDVGFIVRNEYVLLAEHQSTINANMPLRLFMYLAEIYRQYVNEDAVYKRESIALPAPRFYVFYNGSTEMPDCWEHHLSDAFGGRKGDMDLNVTVLNINDKPQRPILEKCPSLKSYSVFVAQVREHVKKGGTLESAIGEAVQYCIAHDYLRDYFRQKHTKEVFDMLNFAWNQERALEVRAEEAMEKGLAQGVMQTTAASICHIMKSFNVSMEKAMDVLQIPTAERAKYAQLVKG; the protein is encoded by the coding sequence GTGAGGAGAACGAAACGTTCCTATAAGGATTCCCTGTTCCGAGATATTTTCAACAACAGGGAACGTCTGCCGGAAATCTACGAAGCCCTTCTGGGGCTCAAAGCAACGCCCCAGGACATAACGCTCGCCACTATTGACGAGACGCTTTTCAGCGGCATCAAGAACGATGTAGGATTCATCGTCCGAAACGAGTATGTGCTCCTTGCCGAGCACCAAAGCACCATCAACGCAAACATGCCCCTGCGACTCTTCATGTACCTTGCGGAAATATATCGTCAATATGTAAATGAAGATGCTGTCTACAAAAGAGAATCCATCGCCCTGCCAGCACCGAGATTCTATGTATTCTATAACGGAAGCACGGAAATGCCTGACTGTTGGGAACATCACCTCAGCGATGCTTTCGGTGGGCGCAAAGGCGATATGGATCTAAACGTCACCGTTCTAAACATCAACGACAAACCGCAGCGCCCCATTTTAGAAAAATGCCCCTCGCTTAAAAGCTACAGCGTATTCGTCGCACAGGTGCGCGAGCACGTCAAAAAGGGCGGCACATTGGAGTCCGCCATAGGCGAGGCAGTACAATACTGCATCGCGCATGACTATCTGAGAGACTATTTCCGCCAAAAACATACGAAGGAGGTTTTCGATATGCTGAATTTCGCCTGGAATCAAGAACGCGCTTTGGAAGTGCGGGCCGAAGAAGCGATGGAAAAGGGATTGGCTCAAGGCGTGATGCAAACGACGGCTGCTTCCATCTGCCACATCATGAAAAGCTTCAACGTATCGATGGAAAAGGCGATGGACGTGCTTCAGATTCCGACGGCAGAGCGCGCGAAGTACGCTCAGCTCGTCAAAGGCTGA